Sequence from the Gadus chalcogrammus isolate NIFS_2021 chromosome 21, NIFS_Gcha_1.0, whole genome shotgun sequence genome:
TAATGAGttattaattaattacaaaGACTATTAGAAATGTGCAATAGCATACCTATTGAAGACCAAATAATATCAAAAGTGCATACATTCAATTTGGAACGATGACATTATAAATCAAACTAACATTCTTTGTGAAACAACTTACCCAAGAAGAAAAGTGGAGCTCTGCCTGTGTACTCTGCCAGCTTTCCAAAGGCAAAGGAACAGACTGAATTTGTAGCTCCAAAGCAGATCATTGCATAGCCAACATAATGTATTCCCAAGGCACAAGTTACATAGTTCTGAAATGGACAAATAGAAACATTTGAAGTTTGAGCaaattaatatatatgtttCTGAATGTAGGGTTAGATTCAGCTTGTCAAACTTGATACACATAAGTTCATTTTcaaagttaattatatttatatgaatATACTGTGTATAGATCGATTTATTAAATTAAGAAACAATCATTGCCAGATAGAATTGCTATGCTGGAGGCGAATAATTCATGACCGTAACTGTCTAACTATAATTTAGGCTTTAACTAAAGATGTGTGCAGTAATACATCGTAAAAAAAAGGATATTTATTGAAATTACTTAATTGATAAATGACACAAATACTTGCGGATTGGAAAAGGAGCGGGAAGAGGTACATTTTCCACAATATTTAatccctcccttctccaaaATTCAACGTATTTAAGCTTCCTTActcataaatattattattattattaatattttcatttattattatcattattttttttacgcaTCCAAATATATAAAATCTATTACTATTCAGATCAAATATATGCTGTAATTTCTTGCACATTTCTCCAAAAATGTAAACctttatgaatatatatatatatatatatattatctcactaccgacccgaccccggataagcggatgacgatgaggatgaggattatCTCACTATTGATAATTTTAGCATCAAAACTAATTCCATTCAGGAATTCCGaaacaattaataaaaacaacaacaacaacaaactaaataaataaataaacaataaacaattatCAGCCAATGATAATCCAAGCCCTTCATCCTTGCACCCTGCAGTAACTTCCTTAAACCACTATGTGAATAGTTTCATGCTTGGACATTGCTTGAGCTCTTCCTGCTCCCTGTTCCACTTTGTTTTACTCCACAGATAACACAAAAACCTTTTTTCGGTTGTACTCACCTTAGGAATgctcgatataaacgatatacgatataaacgataaaaatggcctacctctctccctctaatggCCTACGATAGAGATTTTAGTTATATTGCTCTATCGCGATAATGCATGTTTGACGCGATCTATCCATGACCCGCGAAATATAAAGAGCGGGTCATGGGTAGAGCTACGCATTGAAGATGGCTGCAACCGTCTGCAACGCATCGTCGGCGACCCGTGAAATTtaaaaagagccacgagctgcaaccagcTGCATCGCATCATCCGTGACCcgcgaaatttaaagagccacgagctgcaaccggctgcaacgcatcgtccgcgacccgcaaaatttaaagagccacgagctgcaaccggctgcaacgcatcatcgtcatctaagcaaatatggctgaaagctaaacggaggagctggtgattgccctcatttcatgttcattttaaaattgtatgcgttcactttgcacttttatgttttaatatcaagtatctgtgcacacacttggaagattttactttatttaaaatagccatgcctaatacgtatttccctaattcacagtatccgtttctttattaacaagacaccaccagttttaatttaattaaagggactctcacctttgttgcatttttacacattttttggataaggttaaattggtattaataaggtaataacactctaatatgcaagacagacccaccaggagtaaaaacaaacaattattttactctcataatatttagtgaaaacttcaacccataaaattcttcggaccgaatgaccttattggccgacagacctgtctgtttgctgcatggatatataaggttttccgtctgcttcttgtggcgcattcgggcccgcgtcatcaaggcgcgtcctcaactagagggtttgttttgattccacggcagacagtagcgagtagcgaccgtagcgactgacgatggcagaccaaagtggtccacggcgtactgaaactgcaccattcagtccgattaggggactcatctcggactcagactcacagagttaccctcctctggagcctcaggaaaacctccagactgttggccaccaactgcaccattcagtccgacaaggggacccgattcggcctcagaagccaagtggtcccgctcccctggatgattctcaggacctccagaccgttggcaaccaaccgcaccactcagtccgattaggggacccgtttcggactcagacgcgaagttgtcccgctactctggagctccgggaagacctccagaccgttggcacccaaccgcaccactcagtccgattacgggacccatttcggactcagacgcgacgttgtcccgctactctggagctacaggaagacctccagaccgttggcacccaaccgcaccactcagtccgattacgggacccatttcggactcagacgcgacgttatcccgctactctggagctacaggaagacctccagaccgttggcacccaaccgcaccactcagtccgattacgggacccatttcggactcagacgcgacgttgtcccgctactctggggctacaggaagacctccagaccgttggcacccaaccgcaccattcagtccgattaggggacccatttcggcctcagacgctacgttgtcccgctactctgtttgtaatgctcatacacctttcttatactcagtgggaccactgtccttcaacatggggcctcaaaacggtatcacacgaagcccataaaattacagtgagccacctgctaaatttcttgtttactagacccctggtagatattatgacccctgggagtctaaatataacccatgggagtctaaacataacccatgggagtctagaacttttgtactgtagcgaccctgggacagttaaatagtttgtgtgttatgtgttacattatatttcgttgtccgctatgccagttgttctatgtgcatgtattgtaatgttcttcttgtcaatcagcgtgggggcgaatcattaggtcagctgggggagggccttagaagaacaggagggtgggggcctgcacgcgattgagaccgtgttgggggttgccggggtaaccagggtttgttttgcgtcggttttctgccgttggttacaatgttacgggtttcagtgacctggttttggttcattaaaactaccttcaactactaatgactcgacatcattatgtcaccggcgaggtcgttacagtactcaaaaaaataatgcttagttttgtaaaataacgcttagggggtggggcattggaggaaggcgggatgatttgaatgtgctgtaattctcaaatgcaacaaaggtgagagtccctttaagaGAAGTATACGTCATTACacagaagatttttttctttgttaaagtctctgcagctacaacattatgttgtatgattacagttttgcacaataaatgttctcaaaacgacataggcctactaagtttctttcttttgttttatacatttagcagtttggctttccttagagtctatgtaacctgttctgaaatggttctattatgatttatatatcgtgatatatatcgttatcgcaataggttgcaatgtatatcgcaatatggattttaggccatatcgcccatccCTAACTCACCTTTCCcattttaaaattaaacaaTCCCCGTAAAAAAACCTCCCTCCTCTTtcgattatgttttattgaatgATTGCCAGTAGTtgatttatgttttaaaaatgtattgtgCAGTTTGATATTCAACAGATCTGTCAATTTGAGTGTTTTGGCCTTTATGAATAATGAGTTTGTATGATCCCTATAACCAGCATTGAAGATGGTCCGTATAGCTCCTTTCTGCAGAATAAACAGTGAATGTAATGTACCTTTGTAATTATTACCCCAAACCTCTGTACAGTAACTTAAATAAGGTGAAACCAGTGGACAATAGAGAATGTGTAGTGATTTATGATCCAGAACCTGTTTAGCTTTATATGATACTGCAATGCTTATTTGCAGAGCCGGACAGTAACAGAGTACATTTACTTGAGTACAGTACTTAAGTACAATTTTGAGGGATCTGTACTGTACTCGAGTATCATTTTTGGGGAGTACTCATGACTTTACTTAAGTAAATTTGAGAGGCAAATATTTTACTCTTTACTCCGCTACATTTCTATCTATAACCGTGAGTACCTGTTacttcttctaaaaaaataaaaaataaaaggagaaaagaaaaatcttgGAAACCCTCAATTCTTTGGTTTCCCTCTCAAACGTGATTGGATTGTGCAGGCGCCACTGATTAGGACAGCCTTCAGCCTATCAGCAATCACCTTCGCTTTCCGCCAAAGTCAACTCCACGGTCAGATTTGAGAGACGattgttgatttgattgatgAAAAAACAGAGAAACTCACTCATACATTCAATTGTTAGCTGAATTTTCTTTTCTGATATTACGAATTTATGTAGGCTGagcaattgtttttatgttcttgagtATACTGTTATACTATATACTGTTGTGCTATTTTGTCTTGTGGGCAAGtgagaaatgttaaataaagcaacatggtaaaaacatgaaaatgatttgattttactttcaattccttttacatCCTCCAAGGTATTAACATTTTGCATAACTCCATGTAGGACGTTTctatacataaatgtaagcactgtggcagtagtaatgcaatatttagaAAATTGTAGTCTTGTACTCTTGATACTCAAGTACTTTTAAAAATGAGTACttcagtacttttacttaagtagacATCTTACTGTAGTACTTTTACTTGTACTTGAGTACAATTTAGCAAggggtatctgtacttttactcaagtaaggAAGCTGTGTACTCTGTCCGCCTCTGCTTATTTGCACCTTTGAGTGTATGTTGTATGTGATTTCCAGTTCAGTTTTTCATCAATTGTTAAACCAAGGAAACTTTCAATGTTTATCCCATCACTCTGTATCTTTATTTGTTCCTTTATTCTGCAGTTTCCAAATAACATTTAAGCATGCTCAATCAAAAGATAATTTGTTAATATTAAACCATCATTTTAATTTGTTCATTTCTAAATTGATCACCTCTACTAATTGATGTAAATCatcacaataaataaataaatatatataataattatatattttatcgtCAGCACAAAatattttaaacaaaacaagcttcaacactgacccctgggggacaccacaAGCAATGTCCAAACACATAGAGGAAGAATCAGCAAGTTTCACAAATATTGCCTATTACTCAAGTAACTCCTATCCAACTTGCCAGCTATACCCCTGATTCCGTAACGCTCCAGTTTATTTTTTCCAGATGTCATGATTTAGTGTGTCAAATGCTTTGTTTTTGATCTAAGAATATCCTCTGGATTGTTATTTTTGGTCTATAGAATTTGTGAGTCATTCAACTGAGATTGCAATGGATTTAAAGATGCCCACTGCACACCTTAATAGCCCGTATTAACATAATTGGAATAATAACTTATCGGCTTGTAGTGACCACTTAAAGTTAACTAGAGAATCTAACCTATTTAATGCGCTGTGTTCAGAGACGAGGCTGTCTGTTGCATTGTTCTTTCTGCACTTGAACGTACCTTAGTGTACTCCCCGGAGAGGAAGCTCTGCTCGAAGCCACTGTACATGGTGAGTGGGATCAACATTAACAACCTCCGGTCTTTGAGCAAGCTGAACGTGGAAAGGAAAGTCTGGCAGAAGGGCTCCCTGTTTCCTCTGAACTGTCTGGTCTGTTCCTGGTCAATGTTGTCCAGGAACACCGCCACTATGATCATAGCCAGTATCCCAACTCCTGTGGGGAAGCAGAGGGTGATACAATTGGGGGGTATATGTTGGGCCTACGTATAGGCCAAAGAATTTGTCTTTCATGAGCTTCCCGCCGTTAACCGATCCGTTGAGCTCTACTTTAATTAATCAATTGTTTATATCAAATCAGAAGTAGATATGAAATAAATTGTGTTACCAATGTAGCATCCCACCAGTATATGGACAAGCTCCTGTTCTggtttgggggtggtggtgttggagaggGTTACATCACACACGTTTGCTCCGCAGTACTGCAACATCTCCACTGAGATGGAAgctgcaataaaaaacaaacccgTTTCCCTCGAAATGCATGGGCTGAACACAAACAGCATCAGTAGAACAGACTGTACAATTGTTCCAGACAATATCCCCATTAGTTACCGGAATTCCGGTAGGTATAAAAGTAGATCACACAGATGAAATATTCTCACATATTTTTTACACATGAATGCCATTGGGCCATGTCCTACAAAAATGAAAGCAAAGGCCAAAGGTCATCACTTGTGACGGCAATGAATCAAAGACCTTTTTTTAAACTTTCCTAGTCATTTAACCCTGCCTCATCCCTTTTCTAAACATGGACCTTTGCTCAATGTGTATCGTTGTGGGCCAGTACATTGACACCATAAGTAAACACTAACTTTTATTGGAATCCTGTCCAAAGATAAGGGAAGACATGAGGTTGCCCCAGACCGCAGACGActggaagatgaagaagaagatgcCAAAGTATGAGTTGATAACGTCTGAACCCTTCTTGCCATCAATGGAAGCCTGCAGGTTGCCAGAGATGGTCAGGTAAGTGCACTTAGCCGACCACAGGGGGGAGCCCCCCAAACCCAGGATTGCAGATGTGGGGATGAGTGTATACCTGTTGAGCAGAGATGTATTACGCTTTATATAATGTCATttgctctctctacctctaatTATGTTTTACATACAGCTAATACCAGAATTAGTGTGGTTGCAAAAAGGCTTACAATTTGGTGTACCCATCAAGGACAACCCCAATAGGAAATTCTCAAAAAAAGAATTGATTGCTTAAAATCTTTTATCACAGTCAATTTCCAATAACAATTTTGCAGGTGCTCACCAGGCAATTTTTTATAATGAAAGTCAAAGGGGAATATACACTGACTTCAACCATTctgaggggtattccacaaagccggttttatcacataaccgggtaaattaacccagggtttgcggtaaccctaggttttccgttccaaaatgaacacggtatgttagttactatagaaacatatgctctgaatcaaacctggtcggagcaggttttgcgcaggttaagtttggaacataacccggttttgggtatttaaacccgcgttcaccgcagatttcatgtgttcacaatggcatgcccttttgatgagaggccTGTTGATATCGTAGCGCAAATTATTcatgcaatccaccgggagcgattaataagaccacggctcgacatcttggcttACCCggtgactttttgctggagagatatagattctcccgcaaatctttaatatatttaaatagccttttccatccttacatagccaacactaccaaacGAGGACCTTGCCTCAGTTCACTTCacactatttgcgtagccctcctttttttgcaaatggtagttttatctataatgttggagatgctgagcacatctcagtcctttcagatgactCATCCACGTCCGGACCAAGATTttcatcggcctcctatcatgcaaagagcaatattggctgagtaggcctactatgccgagaggcgcttacaacagaaagtataaaatagtcctaacagacttacatccactggagaatgttagatcgtagccggcggctccaTTACAAGCACTTATCCATCTTGATCTGCGAAGTTGGTGAATcatcacttttaggttttctacccagttaccaaaaaaatacatttggaaCATTTGCGCTGTGGCACGCACACGGTTTGCTGGTGTTACTTCGAAGACAAACAAAatctaaaaagaaaaacacaaacacctacattcaaccagtggggtaccctcacatggcccctgactctctgaggaggtaggcctacctccaggtaccccctccgtGCCAGGGtgccctgaatttatgtctattgccagctcctccaccagggtcaagacaatttgagggccagatccagtctgccgactgtctgccttttcacgattggcttaaaaaaaagggCTTATTTAAAGGCAGGAGTGACAAATATGGTATGAAAATGTAAATGCTGGACTGACAAAATATACCAATAcaatggtgggaaaagcttaccagtttgtatgtttttatacttttttacttttttaatttaattttactaaaattttttagaagaaaatgGTTATGTGATTGGAACGTTAAGAATGCTGAACTGGGATATGGGTTCATGGGTTttcatgatccatacatcacgtc
This genomic interval carries:
- the LOC130374448 gene encoding LOW QUALITY PROTEIN: protein unc-93 homolog A-like (The sequence of the model RefSeq protein was modified relative to this genomic sequence to represent the inferred CDS: inserted 2 bases in 1 codon), encoding MNRRNLKNVLVVSIGFLSLFTAYGGLQSLQSSLNAEEGMGVASLSVIYASIIISSMFLPPLMIKNLGCKWTIVVSMACYVSYSFGNLYPGWYTLIPTSAILGLGGSPLWSAKCTYLTISGNLQASIDGKKGSDVINSYFGIFFFIFQSSAVWGNLMSSLIFGQDSNKTSISVEMLQYCGANVCDVTLSNTTTPKPEQELVHILVGCYIGVGILAMIIVAVFLDNIDQEQTRQFRGNREPFCQTFLSTFSLLKDRRLLMLIPLTMYSGFEQSFLSGEYTKNYVTCALGIHYVGYAMICFGATNSVCSFAFGKLAEYTGRAPLFFLAALTNLSCILALLFWKPDPGQLPLFFVFPALWGMADAIWQTQTNALYGVLFPRAKAAFANYRMWESLGFVIAFAYSTFICLETKLYILLSVLLLTAVTYPVVEYVEXKNPTPPIEEGIYSNNKEAKEGGSTFIIAELSL